The following proteins come from a genomic window of Solwaraspora sp. WMMA2065:
- a CDS encoding DUF3117 domain-containing protein, translating to MAAMKPRTGDGPLEVTKEGRGIVMRVPLEGGGRLVVEMTPDEANALGDALKAAAG from the coding sequence ATGGCGGCGATGAAGCCGCGGACGGGCGACGGTCCGCTGGAGGTCACCAAGGAGGGCCGGGGCATCGTCATGCGGGTTCCGCTGGAGGGTGGGGGTCGACTCGTCGTCGAGATGACACCGGACGAGGCCAACGCGCTCGGTGATGCGCTGAAGGCCGCCGCAGGCTGA
- a CDS encoding leucyl aminopeptidase family protein, producing the protein MRLLAETTAAGTIVLPVEPDPGPAGARLGPLPDQLALDGDRAEFTASAAAMLTRTGHDGSAGEIHVLHRPQHSPYQVILVGVGPADEAGWRTAGAAVGGLLRRAVDAEPVGGPCLVAVPPQAGPAAVRGFAEGCWLAGYRFTAPGESRPVVPGESRPAADTDQTHDGLPVVLLAHPPTEAAEQALRYARATAAATYLARNLTNMPSSVKNPAWFADQVVAAAADRPGLTVSVRGPAELAAEGFGALLAVGGGSAAGPRLVEIDWSPPHAGRHVVLAGKGITFDTGGISIKPVDGMKLMRKDMGGAAAVVATAVAAADLELPVRLTVLVPLAENMLSGAAFRPGDVVRHYGGRTSETTNSDAEGRLVLADAISYAVSRFTPDYLVDLATLTGANAIALGRRTAALYSEDDDLAGALLDASAAAGEGAWRMPLHADYVEYLGSEIADLFSAPDRGAGSVVAALYLREFTGPLRDRWAHYDMSAPAWSDDDHAELTRGATGWGVRTLVRWLTALDPAA; encoded by the coding sequence ATCCGTCTGCTGGCGGAGACCACCGCCGCCGGCACCATCGTCCTGCCCGTCGAGCCGGACCCCGGGCCGGCCGGCGCGCGGCTCGGACCACTGCCCGACCAGTTGGCGCTCGACGGCGACCGCGCGGAGTTCACCGCGTCGGCCGCCGCGATGCTGACCCGCACCGGGCACGACGGCAGCGCCGGCGAGATTCACGTGCTGCACCGGCCCCAGCACTCGCCGTACCAGGTGATCCTGGTCGGGGTCGGCCCGGCCGACGAGGCCGGCTGGCGGACGGCGGGCGCGGCCGTCGGCGGGCTGCTGCGCCGGGCCGTCGACGCCGAGCCGGTCGGAGGTCCGTGCCTGGTCGCCGTGCCACCGCAGGCGGGCCCGGCGGCGGTCCGCGGGTTCGCCGAAGGCTGCTGGCTGGCCGGATACCGGTTCACCGCGCCGGGCGAGTCCCGCCCGGTCGTACCGGGCGAGTCCCGCCCGGCCGCAGACACCGACCAGACACACGACGGTCTGCCGGTGGTGCTGCTCGCCCATCCGCCCACCGAGGCGGCCGAACAAGCGTTGCGGTACGCCCGGGCGACCGCCGCCGCCACCTACCTGGCCCGGAACCTGACCAACATGCCGTCCTCGGTCAAGAACCCGGCCTGGTTCGCCGATCAGGTCGTCGCCGCGGCGGCCGACCGACCCGGGCTGACCGTCTCGGTACGCGGCCCGGCGGAGCTGGCCGCCGAGGGGTTCGGCGCGCTACTGGCGGTCGGCGGCGGTTCGGCGGCCGGTCCCCGCCTGGTGGAGATCGACTGGTCCCCGCCGCACGCCGGGCGGCACGTGGTGCTCGCCGGCAAAGGCATCACGTTCGACACCGGCGGGATTTCGATCAAGCCGGTGGACGGGATGAAGCTGATGCGCAAGGACATGGGCGGGGCCGCCGCGGTGGTCGCCACCGCCGTCGCGGCCGCCGACCTGGAGCTGCCGGTACGGCTCACCGTGCTGGTTCCGCTCGCCGAGAACATGCTCAGCGGCGCCGCGTTCCGCCCGGGTGACGTGGTGCGGCACTACGGCGGGCGGACCAGCGAGACCACCAACTCCGACGCCGAGGGCCGGTTGGTGCTGGCCGACGCGATCAGCTACGCGGTCAGCAGGTTCACCCCGGACTATCTGGTCGACCTGGCCACCCTCACCGGGGCGAACGCGATCGCCCTGGGCCGGCGTACCGCCGCGCTGTACAGCGAGGACGACGACCTGGCCGGAGCGCTGCTCGACGCCTCGGCGGCGGCCGGGGAGGGCGCGTGGCGGATGCCGCTGCACGCCGACTACGTCGAGTACCTGGGCAGCGAGATCGCCGACCTGTTCAGCGCCCCGGACCGGGGGGCCGGCTCGGTGGTGGCCGCGCTCTACCTGCGCGAGTTCACCGGGCCGTTGCGCGACCGTTGGGCACACTACGACATGTCCGCCCCGGCCTGGTCCGACGACGACCACGCCGAGCTGACCCGGGGCGCAACCGGCTGGGGGGTCCGGACGTTGGTGCGCTGGCTGACCGCGCTCGACCCGGCGGCATGA
- a CDS encoding O-methyltransferase, giving the protein MLRTARSLAEEVGLRPVSPDAGATLRLLAAAGNARAVVEIGTGTGVSGVWLLRGMRPDGVLTTIDVENEHQRMARRIFVEAGYPTSRTRIITGRALDVLPRLADSVYDMIFVDGDSAEFGAIVDAALRLLRPGGILAVHGALAGGRIGDPAARDPDTVAIRELVKSIREAEEWVPALLPAGDGLLAAVRR; this is encoded by the coding sequence GTGCTGCGTACCGCCCGTAGCCTGGCCGAGGAGGTCGGGCTGCGCCCGGTCTCGCCGGACGCTGGCGCGACGCTGCGGCTGCTCGCCGCTGCCGGTAACGCGCGCGCCGTCGTCGAGATCGGCACCGGGACCGGGGTGAGTGGCGTCTGGCTGCTGCGCGGGATGCGCCCTGACGGGGTGCTGACCACGATCGACGTGGAGAACGAGCACCAGCGGATGGCTCGGCGGATCTTTGTCGAGGCCGGCTACCCGACGTCGCGGACCCGGATCATCACCGGCCGGGCGCTCGATGTGCTCCCCCGGCTGGCCGACTCGGTGTACGACATGATCTTCGTCGACGGCGACAGCGCCGAGTTCGGCGCGATCGTCGACGCGGCGCTGCGGCTGCTGCGCCCCGGCGGCATCCTGGCGGTACACGGGGCGCTGGCCGGTGGCCGAATCGGCGACCCGGCGGCGCGCGACCCCGACACGGTCGCCATCCGTGAACTGGTCAAGTCGATCCGGGAAGCCGAGGAGTGGGTGCCGGCGCTGCTGCCGGCCGGCGACGGGCTGCTGGCGGCGGTACGGCGCTGA